The following are from one region of the Rhizobacter sp. AJA081-3 genome:
- a CDS encoding DUF2065 domain-containing protein, whose protein sequence is MPAGFWDVLLAACALMLVVEGLLPFFSPGGWRRLFEQATRMSDGQIRFLGLSSMMLGLGLLLLFWP, encoded by the coding sequence GTGCCCGCAGGCTTCTGGGACGTGCTGCTGGCGGCCTGCGCGCTGATGCTGGTGGTGGAGGGGCTGCTGCCGTTCTTCAGCCCGGGAGGATGGCGGCGGCTCTTCGAGCAGGCCACCCGGATGAGCGACGGGCAGATCCGCTTCCTGGGGCTGTCGAGCATGATGCTGGGCCTCGGGCTGCTGCTGTTGTTCTGGCCGTGA